Proteins co-encoded in one Flavobacteriaceae bacterium MAR_2009_75 genomic window:
- a CDS encoding phosphomannomutase, whose product MTLIKSISGIRGTIGGNPGDNLTPIDAVKFAAAYGIWLKDYSNKEKLKVVIGRDARLSGEMIQNLVVSTLVGLGIDVIDLNLSTTPTVEIAVPLEEADGGIILTASHNPKQWNALKLLNEKGEFLDAAQGAKILEIAEKEDFHFSDVDDLGEIVRNDSYIDIHIDEVLNLSLVDADTIRKAKFKVVVDGVNSTGGIAIPKLLEELGVEVVKLYCDPTGHFPHNPEPLKEHLADICALVVEEKADFGIVVDPDVDRLAFIDNEGEMFGEEYTLVACADYVLGKTKGNTVSNLSSSRALRDITQKHGGTYEASAVGEVNVVTKMKANNAIIGGEGNGGIIYPESHYGRDSLVGTALFLMLMAEKGGTVAELKASYPSYFMSKKKIQLTPELDVDAILKAMAEKYQDEEISTIDGVKIDFADNWVHLRKSNTEPIIRIYTEAASQQAADELADRIIGEIKTVAGI is encoded by the coding sequence ATGACACTGATCAAATCTATTTCTGGAATAAGAGGAACCATTGGGGGCAACCCAGGAGACAATTTAACCCCAATAGATGCTGTTAAGTTTGCAGCAGCTTATGGTATTTGGCTAAAAGATTATTCTAATAAAGAGAAGTTGAAAGTTGTCATTGGTCGTGATGCACGACTTTCTGGTGAGATGATTCAAAATTTGGTAGTCTCTACATTAGTAGGTTTAGGCATAGATGTGATAGATCTGAATCTGTCAACAACACCCACAGTGGAAATTGCCGTACCCTTAGAAGAAGCCGATGGAGGAATAATTCTTACGGCCAGCCATAATCCGAAACAATGGAACGCACTAAAACTACTTAACGAGAAAGGGGAGTTCTTAGATGCGGCACAAGGTGCTAAAATTCTCGAAATTGCCGAAAAAGAAGATTTTCATTTTTCAGATGTGGATGATTTGGGTGAAATTGTTCGTAACGATTCTTATATAGATATTCATATTGACGAAGTGTTGAATTTATCTTTGGTAGATGCCGATACTATTCGCAAGGCAAAGTTTAAAGTCGTTGTAGACGGGGTCAATTCTACGGGAGGTATTGCCATACCTAAGCTGTTAGAAGAACTTGGGGTAGAAGTGGTGAAACTTTATTGTGATCCTACGGGTCATTTTCCACATAACCCTGAACCTTTAAAAGAACACTTGGCTGATATTTGTGCGTTAGTTGTAGAAGAGAAAGCGGATTTCGGAATTGTAGTAGACCCCGATGTCGATAGGTTGGCGTTTATAGATAACGAAGGTGAGATGTTCGGTGAAGAATATACTTTGGTCGCTTGTGCTGATTACGTTTTAGGTAAAACCAAAGGTAATACGGTTTCAAACCTATCGTCTTCTCGCGCTCTTCGAGATATTACCCAAAAACACGGTGGCACTTATGAAGCTTCAGCTGTTGGAGAAGTGAATGTGGTAACCAAAATGAAGGCCAACAATGCAATAATCGGTGGTGAAGGTAATGGAGGTATTATATACCCTGAAAGTCACTATGGTCGAGACTCTTTGGTCGGTACCGCATTGTTTTTAATGTTGATGGCTGAAAAAGGGGGTACTGTTGCCGAGTTAAAGGCAAGTTATCCCTCTTACTTCATGAGTAAAAAGAAAATTCAGCTTACTCCAGAACTGGATGTCGACGCTATACTGAAAGCCATGGCCGAAAAATATCAAGACGAAGAAATATCGACAATTGACGGAGTGAAAATAGACTTTGCAGACAATTGGGTGCATTTAAGAAAATCGAATACCGAGCCTATTATTAGAATTTATACTGAAGCGGCAAGTCAACAGGCAGCTGATGAATTGGCAGACCGCATTATTGGTGAAATCAAGACGGTAGCCGGAATATGA
- a CDS encoding endonuclease/exonuclease/phosphatase family metal-dependent hydrolase, protein MIVKTMKTFTGIVVLLYIFSFVVETQAQDTLRVMSFNILHGATVENDFNLDSLAGIIKSYDPHLVALQEVDFKTKRAKSYDLPTELGYRTQLAPLFARAMYYDGGEYGEGILSKFSFVTTEKLALPHLPDSEPRAAVIVKVETPNKNIVQFVGTHLDHQKNGKDREMQARALVEHFSNDSTPTLLLGDLNAQPNSETIAILKRVFTQSTVEGARKHTYPSKKPNIKIDYILFNQPNFWKVIDYQVLCENYASDHCIVMATLVFTP, encoded by the coding sequence ATGATAGTTAAAACAATGAAGACCTTTACGGGTATTGTAGTTCTGTTGTATATCTTCTCGTTTGTGGTTGAAACCCAGGCCCAAGATACCCTCAGGGTTATGAGTTTTAATATATTACATGGAGCTACGGTAGAAAATGATTTTAATTTGGATTCACTAGCTGGAATCATAAAATCATACGATCCGCATTTGGTAGCTTTACAAGAAGTGGATTTTAAGACTAAACGGGCCAAATCTTACGATTTGCCAACAGAGCTAGGTTATCGTACCCAGCTAGCTCCGCTATTTGCCCGGGCCATGTATTATGATGGCGGTGAGTATGGTGAAGGTATTCTTTCTAAATTCAGTTTTGTCACAACAGAGAAATTGGCCTTACCACATTTACCCGATTCTGAACCTAGGGCTGCGGTTATTGTAAAGGTAGAAACACCCAATAAGAATATCGTTCAGTTTGTGGGTACACATTTAGACCATCAAAAAAACGGTAAGGATAGGGAAATGCAGGCAAGGGCCTTGGTAGAGCACTTTAGCAATGATTCTACACCAACCTTATTGTTAGGTGATTTAAACGCCCAGCCAAATAGTGAGACCATTGCCATTCTTAAACGTGTATTTACCCAAAGCACAGTAGAAGGGGCAAGAAAACATACATATCCTTCCAAAAAACCCAACATAAAAATTGATTATATTTTATTCAATCAGCCGAATTTTTGGAAAGTAATAGATTATCAAGTTTTGTGCGAAAATTATGCCAGTGATCACTGTATTGTAATGGCTACTTTGGTTTTTACACCGTGA
- a CDS encoding sterol desaturase/sphingolipid hydroxylase (fatty acid hydroxylase superfamily) — MEVLEIIYEEIIGFLGISQAWEILKTGNYGALRTYDGITSFIIPLIPLLVLLELTLGFIYKKQQTRVYKVNFLIYVFNRFVGRFIAIAMVTLCIGWFQPLAPFQTDATWYWFIYGYIIWEFAHFIYHYLGHKVRLFWCLHSTHHAPEDMNLSVTYAHFFLEAPYADTIRTTICILAGVQPEMLFAIMFIDGTYGAFIHAGENVIKKGKFGRLGKYILSPSHHRVHHAKNPLYMDTNFCNLLNIWDRAFGTYQEEQDGEKIKYGITREMDSGNFMDVYFGEFVALGKDVWNAPSIKTKCMYIFMPPGWHHTGDHKTAKVVRKEYFDSQKITV, encoded by the coding sequence ATGGAAGTTCTAGAAATTATCTATGAGGAAATCATAGGTTTTTTAGGGATATCCCAGGCTTGGGAAATTCTCAAAACCGGTAATTATGGTGCCTTGCGCACTTACGACGGCATCACATCTTTTATCATCCCCCTTATTCCTTTGCTAGTTTTGTTGGAACTGACATTGGGCTTTATCTATAAAAAACAGCAAACAAGGGTCTATAAAGTAAATTTTCTGATATATGTTTTCAACAGATTTGTCGGAAGGTTTATAGCCATTGCCATGGTCACCCTTTGTATAGGTTGGTTTCAACCTTTGGCCCCATTTCAGACAGACGCCACTTGGTATTGGTTTATCTATGGCTATATTATTTGGGAGTTCGCGCATTTTATATACCATTACCTTGGCCACAAGGTTCGGTTGTTCTGGTGCTTACATTCTACCCATCATGCTCCTGAAGACATGAATCTCTCTGTTACCTACGCGCATTTCTTTTTAGAAGCTCCCTATGCAGATACGATTAGAACAACTATTTGCATTTTAGCGGGAGTACAACCCGAAATGCTCTTTGCAATCATGTTTATTGATGGTACCTACGGCGCATTTATACACGCAGGGGAAAACGTAATTAAAAAAGGTAAGTTTGGTAGATTGGGAAAATATATTCTTTCGCCCTCACATCATAGGGTCCATCATGCAAAAAATCCATTATATATGGATACCAATTTTTGTAATCTTTTAAATATATGGGACCGGGCTTTTGGTACCTACCAAGAAGAACAGGACGGGGAAAAAATCAAGTACGGAATCACCCGAGAAATGGATTCCGGTAATTTTATGGATGTTTACTTTGGTGAATTTGTTGCGCTAGGAAAGGATGTTTGGAATGCCCCTAGTATTAAAACTAAGTGTATGTACATTTTTATGCCTCCGGGTTGGCATCACACAGGTGACCATAAAACTGCCAAGGTGGTACGAAAGGAATATTTTGACTCTCAAAAAATCACGGTGTAA
- a CDS encoding rhomboid family protein, producing the protein MYNIDLITIVVIAANILVSLKGFNDVSFFERYKFNISAIGAGQKERMLTSGFLHVDWAHLFFNMFTLYFFAPVVISWFGPGKFLIVYFVSLVSGSLLAMFFHKNEPYYSAVGASGAVTGVLYAAILLQPNMQLGIMFIPIPLPAYVIGIGYLLYSIYGMKSRIGNIGHTAHFGGAVGGYVVTLLFFPDLLVRETLMVFLLALPIVVLFIMEKMGKI; encoded by the coding sequence ATGTACAATATAGATTTGATCACCATAGTGGTCATCGCAGCGAATATTCTAGTTTCCCTTAAAGGCTTCAACGATGTTTCGTTCTTTGAGCGATATAAATTTAATATCTCGGCCATTGGGGCTGGCCAAAAGGAGAGAATGCTCACTTCTGGGTTTCTACATGTCGATTGGGCACATCTTTTCTTCAACATGTTCACTTTATATTTTTTCGCCCCGGTGGTGATCAGTTGGTTCGGCCCTGGTAAATTTCTAATCGTATATTTTGTGAGCTTGGTATCGGGTAGTCTATTGGCAATGTTTTTTCATAAAAATGAGCCTTATTATAGTGCCGTTGGTGCAAGTGGGGCGGTTACAGGCGTGTTATACGCAGCTATTCTATTACAGCCCAATATGCAGTTAGGTATTATGTTCATTCCCATTCCATTACCAGCTTACGTTATTGGTATCGGTTACTTATTATATTCTATCTACGGAATGAAAAGCCGTATTGGAAACATAGGACATACCGCACACTTTGGCGGAGCCGTAGGAGGCTATGTGGTAACTTTGCTGTTTTTCCCAGATTTGTTGGTAAGGGAAACTTTAATGGTTTTTTTATTGGCGTTGCCCATAGTAGTTCTTTTTATAATGGAAAAGATGGGCAAAATATAA
- a CDS encoding KDO2-lipid IV(A) lauroyltransferase has translation MQWLVFVSAFPLLWVISRLPHRLFYGFSDFVFFIVYRIVGYRKDVVRSNLRLALPLKSESELKSIEVKFYKHLCDTFLEMVKTMNLSKEAVKKKYAVQNIDLLLEIEKSKSVLVVCSHYANWEWNVSINNYVQAKGYAVYQKISNKYFDQWVKNVRARWNTTLITQKQVVPTVVRNHKNNITGIFGMVSDQSPQKHLAHYWTNFMGIKVPVVNGAEIMARRMDLAVVFLKVSKVKRGFYEAEFIPITTSGANTEKNEITDAFLRLAEQQIEERPEHYLWTHRRWKHRNSAPEEFL, from the coding sequence ATGCAGTGGCTCGTTTTCGTATCGGCTTTTCCTTTGCTCTGGGTGATTTCCAGACTGCCACATCGACTATTTTATGGCTTTTCAGATTTTGTTTTTTTTATTGTCTATCGAATTGTCGGCTATCGAAAAGATGTTGTCCGCTCCAACCTACGCTTAGCCTTACCACTTAAATCGGAATCGGAATTAAAATCAATCGAAGTAAAGTTCTACAAACACTTATGTGACACTTTTTTAGAGATGGTAAAAACTATGAATTTATCTAAAGAGGCCGTCAAAAAGAAATATGCAGTACAAAACATTGATTTACTTTTAGAAATTGAAAAATCTAAAAGTGTTTTGGTCGTATGCTCCCATTATGCCAATTGGGAATGGAACGTGAGCATCAATAATTATGTTCAAGCCAAAGGTTATGCCGTTTACCAGAAAATAAGCAACAAATATTTTGATCAATGGGTTAAAAATGTACGTGCGCGGTGGAATACCACTTTAATCACCCAGAAACAGGTGGTGCCAACAGTAGTTAGAAACCATAAAAACAACATTACGGGTATTTTCGGAATGGTGAGCGATCAATCGCCCCAGAAACATTTAGCCCATTATTGGACCAATTTCATGGGTATTAAGGTTCCCGTTGTAAACGGAGCCGAAATTATGGCCCGAAGAATGGATCTCGCTGTAGTTTTTCTCAAAGTATCTAAAGTGAAAAGAGGTTTTTATGAGGCCGAATTCATACCCATAACAACCTCAGGAGCCAATACAGAAAAGAACGAAATTACGGATGCCTTTCTACGCCTCGCCGAACAACAGATTGAAGAAAGGCCGGAACACTACCTTTGGACCCACCGTAGATGGAAGCATAGAAATAGTGCTCCAGAAGAATTTTTATAG